agcttagtaaatctagccccaagtcttataacgctgtggaaaaaaaaaatcaggaaacaAATATTAGGTGAAAGCGACATGGGAATGTTTAAGGTGAAGTCATTGGTACTCAAGAGTTAAGAAATATTTAAACgtttaaaaaaacacaagctGTAGTACTTAGTCCTGATTTCCGGTGCaccaaagttgggaggtatgtttaccGTAAGCATTCTATTATACGTTTTCCCTGACCATAACCACAGAAACCCTGAACGAGTGACTTCAGAAAGTGGCGTACAGTTGGTAATCTCCGCTGTGAAGTGTCGCACGAACATTCCGGAGACaattcgcagctaattgaattcccccccaacaTATCCAACTACATTTCTTTGAGTTCTGTGCAGaattgacccttttttttttttttccaattacttCCCTTCATTTTGCTTACCTCAAAACCTGCTGCCTAACAAAACTGCCTCAGGTTGCCAGCTGGTAGCTgagctcataggcaaaccgaggggcgGGTGGGGggtacctagtgcctggaaaccctcctccaagcctggggcactgtataattgaggtggctggaccccgctctcgcttcacacggctctgcttgaaaagggagagctgtgtgcacctaacagtagtccacgcagcattgcccatgtatattatggggataggaaaagttggagagcagccaagcactgtctaaaattattgccacgcccccatgcatgctggtcacgcccactggctgcgtggtgtggaaacccccctctgtaaatcctgcgtttgcccctggagctGTAGAACCGAACGGAGCGGGAGTCGTAAAAGTCACTGGGGGTGTTAAGAAGATGCTTGTCGGAGTTAGAAAGTGAATTCTTTAGATTAGGGCCGGGCTTTAATAAAAGGTATAACTGTAAATAAGCTGTAACACAGTAGAGTTGGTGCGCAGTCAAGATCAGATATGCAAGTCAGAGACTGACTATCAAACAGGCAATGAAATAGACGTATCTGAATATACAGTTCCACTGGAGACAGGAGCTCTGTGTGAACAGGCTGAAAGTGAAAGGCCCCCTGTCACTTCACTCAAGGTAAAAACATCTGCTGAACATGATACCTTTCCATCGGGCTTATTGCAGTTTTCCTTGGCGCTATTTCAGGATCTGAACTTCCGATTTGGTAGAAAGGAAATTAGCCTGTCAAAAATATCGCTTGTTGTAACGGCTAAAATacagaaaaggaaaaataagTGTAATTCAGCCGATGCAGATGACGAGTAAGAATGAACAGCTTGTATCGCTCTGTGCGATGGAGCAGGGCTGGTTTACAGAGGAGCCCATACACTCtttcttttcatttattattattttttttgcaaaaacaaTTTTGTTCCATTATAGAAGTGGCTTAAAAGTTCCATTCATCTGATGTTTGCAGTTGTGCATGAAGGGCTGACACGTTTTGCACAGAGCGCCTCTTCAGATTCTCCCTTCCTCTCCTTGCACCTAGGCCCAATTGTAGATTGAGAATGTGCGATGGGCCCGTGATAATCTAGGCCCATGGATTGTAAAAACAAAAGCAATTTGCACGTTGCAGCGTCACTGACGTCCGCAGGAAGCGAAATAATAGCTGTGACCACAGTGGCGTCTGTTATAATTTAATAACGTGCAAACTTCAATTTTTGTTTAAATGTCTACAACACCTTTTAATGATAAAAACCTTCAGCGTTCTCAATAAGTGAGGGGAATAGCTGATGTTGTTTTCATTCACACGTCTGAATGCAATAAACTCAATTTGACATTTCCAAATTTCATTCCAGAATTAGAAGTCTATTTTTCGCCATTTGCATTTACAAAAAATTGGTATGTGTTTAAGGAACATTGGAGATCCAAAAAAACTTCCTCGCACTTAAATGCTTGTAGTCACTTTTTATTTTCTATCCGGCTTTTTCGGAGGTAGCCCCCGTCCTGTCAGTAACTGCACAAGTTTTCGATATTTGGCTGGATAACAAGGGGAAAGTTTTATCTTCAAAGGATCAAATAGATTTTAAGCATTATGGTTAACATGAAAGGCTTGGCAGCCATTCAAGTGGTGGCGGGGAATGGAAGTCACACAATATAGATAGAGTggatggatagatatatagacatacagacatagatatatatatatatatatatatatatatatatatatatatatatatatatatattatacaagttaacctgtgcatgatactcatgcattctagtcaaatcaagctacttaaggtgttcaaaaggttcttgtcatgcatttggggctaggccaggcctccttaggggaagagcgttacttcccgacgtaagcgcccttttttaacgtggttttgtccacatgtcaccacctcatcattcttctccatcacctcatccttcatctttatcgccacatccttcatctttatcgccacatccttcatcttcattgccacatccttaatctccttcgtcttactgttctaaaacctctcgatacacaacgtttctgctaaacaccttatcgctgtgctcaatcagtcttccctgaagggcagtattcataacctgcactttcacatcactgcttctccgtactcgtgaaaatgcgacatacaattgtccatgaccaaacacaggctctggtaaataaatacccacacggtcaagagtttgagccctcaactggtaaatttagccttcactacccctcccacaggggggaaggggggatgatggaagttaactgacttcactattataatttttttgtcaaataatgtcagtataccaaatttcaggtcaattggataagccctttctgagaaaatagttttttccacacactaacacacgccgctaggcttatatatattagatatatatatacttagtatgtgtgtgtatgtatgctgtGTATGTATGTTGATTTGACGCAAATCACTTGCCACATTGGACAGGGCCCTGTATGGATATAATAAGTGTTACGTAAATATTGCTCAGACTCGGTGCATGTATTGTGAGGCATATTATCTTTGTCACTTTCCGCGGCTCAGGGAACTGTGGGCAAAATACCGGCGTTGAAAtgaccataataacggtaatactgcgcaggccgcgttactttttacactaacgcggccaattgaatccccccccctctGAATCTTAAATTTATTGGTCAGTGAAAACATGATGGGATGGAAGAGTGAAGCATGCTGGGAGCTTGTCTACAGGTCCCAAAACTCAGGTCTATGGGGGTATGTTATGCGTTGTGCTGTCTCCTTATAATACAAGTTTACTGAGGTATAACTGCATCACTGATGTTACATAATACGTGTGATAAAGGCAGCAAGATAAGACACCAGTCCCTTCTGTAGAATTCTTGTATCCTTTATGATAAACGCCTGATGATAACAGAATGTTTTTTTCCCATTATATCTTGTAGATGATTCCAGTGCAGGGAAACCCATCCAGCCTTCTAGTGGCCTTAATCCAGATTTAGAAGAGTTCTCCAACAAGCAGTGGGGTAAGTTGgcatttttcgtttttttttcccatattgGAATACATATAGTGATAAAACTCGTCTTCTCTTTACGCTGTCCAGAGAAAAAGTCTAATTGATTATTTGGATTGATATCGATGCCATCTGTTTAGGATCGGAAAGACCCCCCTCATCCAGTAGGAAGGTGGGCGTTGTTCCCCCAGAGCGTTAAGCCCTTCTTATACCAAACAAGCTGAAAAAAGTAAAAACTCCCAATTAACATGTAAACGATATAAGATATTCTAGAGAATGTGCTGATTCTAGAATCCTGAAGACCATTAGTTCATCATTTAGAACATTGTGTTTGTATCCAGTTATCAGTGGGGTAATTGTAGATGGTctttatgtaaaatgtaagtaGACCATCTACAGTTTaagtcagtggatcccaaactttctcagtttgaggcacccttagggtctccataattatttCGAGGCATCGATAAGCCAAAATAATCACCAAAtactcccccgccttgcttaccaccagtcCTGGCCGCAGCACCCCTATGAGATCGCTGCGGCACCCCAAGGAGCCGcggagcacagtttgggaaccactggtttaagtAGAAGACCTCTTGTCAGATCGCCGAGTGGGGTTTAGGCTTGACAATACAGATGGCTTAAATTGTAATATTGggttatatataatgtaattggTTATTTTCTTCACAGCCCGACCTCGGTTTACCCAGCCAGCGAAAATGAGGAAGAGAGTTATCGCTCGCCCGGTGGGCAGCTCCGTTCGACTGAAATGTATCGCCAGCGGGAATCCCAGGCCAGAGATCACCTGGCTGAAAGACAACAAGCCTCTGACCACTCAGGAGATCGGTGAGAACAAGAAGAAGAAGTGGACGCTCAACCTCAAAAACCTCAAGCCAGAGGACAGCGGGAAATACACGTGTCAAGTGTCCAACAGAGTGGGACAAATCAACGCAACGTACAAAGTGGAAGTTATCCGTAAGTACCAATACTGACCGAGGCCTGATGGCgtctccccctctttctctctctctgagcCGGCAAGCCTGGTGCTCACATCAAGAATCCTAGGAGACATCTGGTAGCGATCAAGAATCAGCTGTGTAGAGACACTAAAAACACATGTTTACACTAAAACCAGGAGCACAGACAGGAAAATGAATCAAACCTCATCCTAATGTCAGATTTGGCATTTTCACTGTTTCAAAACCAGGGGAAAAATTACCAAAACCAGGGAAACACAAGCTGCACCGTCGTTCCTGAGCGGCTTTGTATGTGCAACTAGACTCTGCATCGTCTGAACACTTCTTGGCTGGCTTACAGGAGactaaaatatagtaatataagatatagcaaaaaaacaaaaggcagccagtaaaaaaatataatagttttTGTTAAGTGCGAAAACGCTCACCATTGGGGCGATGTAATAGTTCTGGTTCACTTCTTCTGCCACACTCTCTATCGCACTATTGTTCAGCTTCTGTGAAGACTTCTGAAGACCCGTTTTCTTTTTAATACCTCAATGCCACAAAGCCAGCATCGCTGAAAAATTAGATGCCATTTTAATTAGCAACCACAGTGAATTCTCGATCAGACACGGTCATATTGGACAGGCATTTATTTGACAGTATTAGGTGTTTGAGACTATCCACATATTTCGGTGTGTGCTTTCACTTTAATGTTGAAAATGTGCTCCGTAGTAGAAACAGCAGAGTTCTGTCGGAGGGACGAATGGGCAGGCTATTCTGGGCTTTGGCAGTGAAAACCCTTTGATTCAAACCAGGCTACTCAGAAAGTCTATTGTGGACCCTGCTTAGAATGTTGTGGTTTTGTGCTGAGTATTTCAAGAGCTTTTCGGGTTAATTTCAGATCAATGCCCACAAACGATAGAAGCCCAACCGATATTCATGAGAacgtagcctatcaattcactagcaaCTAATGACCGCAGCAAGGTATATTTATTTGAGGCTAGTGAGTGACATCATTGAGATATCACTAGTTCCTATTGAATTACTAGGCTGAATATTTCTTcagctgacaaaatggctgcagGACTGTTTATAGAtgagaaaattgtttttattgtctATTATTGTCCTTATTCAATAAACGGAGAACATTTTAATAGTAAGAAAATGAAATACTAGTCACTCGCTGTGGTTGATGTACTAGCATAGAATAGGAAACGTGAAACTTTGGCCATTACACTAATATTTAACAACTTCATTGAAATTATCTTTTTGTGTCCTCATCAGAGAGAACAAGATCTAAGCCAATACTGACGGGTAACCACCCTGTCAACACCACCGTGGACTTTGGGGGAACCACGTCCTTCCAGTGTAAGGTCCGCAGCGATGTCAAGCCAGTGATCCAGTGGTTAAAGAGAGTGGAGTACGGATTAGAGAACAAGTACAATTCCACCATCGACGTCGGTGGGCAAAAATTTATCGTTCTCCCCACTGGAGACGTCTGGTCCCGGCCCGACGGTTCCTACTTGAATAAACTTATTATTACACGGGCTAAAGAAGAGGATGCTGGGATGTACATTTGCCTCGGTGCCAACACCATGGGATACAGTTTCAAAAGTGCCTTTCTGACAGTGCTGCCAGGTGAGCgtgaacaaaatggctgcccccggTGTGTGTAGAGCCTAGTCCATTGAAATATAACCAATTAGATTCTTATTGATCATATTTGTAAAAGTGGAAGTCAGGTGACTAGTATTGGCCTGTGTGTGCCTACAGGCCCCAGAAATGGTCTGGCGACAAGAGGCCGAAAGCCAGATCTTGCCCACTTTTGCCACTAAGTAGCCGGATTGCCCTCTGTGTGGCAGCTtaacccacagcaaccagtcttatgtgtatttatatatagtgccacttGAAAGGTGAATTGGTTGTTATGGTTTACAAGGATTTGTGCTAATATATTAAGTATGTTTTAATATGTTAAGTATGAACATAGAAAAATCAAACATCGCCTACGTAGCAACATTAAAAAACTTTTGCAGAACACTTAAGAACAGACATAGCAAACTGGTGGCTATAGCAGGTTGCTGGTATTTTTAGTTCCACCTCagatggagagccacaggttacctAGCACTGCTTATGAGCAGGGCATTAATTACAAcatatgatgaaataaataagtaTACAATAATGACTAGGAATAgggggcctgcttcattaaggatcttaccttaagaagcttcttatttcagtctcctggacaaaaccatgttacaacgcaaggggtgcaaattagtattctgttttgcacataagttaaatattgactgttttttcatgtagcacacaaatatcaactttaaatttcagtgtacaaataagctatcaagtatttgtgtgctacatgaaaaaacagtcagtatttaacttatgtgcaaaacagaacactcatttgcaccccttgcgttgtaacatggttttgtccgggagactgaaataagaagcttttcaagttaagatccttaatgaatcaggcccagggttcTGATAATACACATTTATGCAATCAGTTGACCGATTTATTAAGTACACTGTGaaccagtttttttttcttttcttcttttatttgctTCTCTTTAAATGTTTGAATCCATGAAACAGACTCAAGCGGGCCAGATGAATCACTTGAGATTGAGATATTGTTTTGAATAAAACTGGGTAGACAACAACTGCGCAGTGTAATCCAATAAACGAAATATTCTCTGAAATTCTGTAAACTGTCCCAGAAAATGACTGCTATTAAATGAAAAGCGCTGGATGAGTGGAATCTGGCATCTGTGAATAGACGCAACGGTGCCTCGCAGTTTCATTTTCTGGCTTGTTGACATTAGAGGAAGGTATTAGAGGCAATTAGCCACATTTCATCTCTAGGCTGTGCTAGGCAGCTAGTCTCACTGCTGAGCCATGCTATTTTGAAACCACATGTTGTCGACGGGGGAGTTTATTCGGCTACATTGAGGcaagacaaaataaaacagaacCTCCGAGATCTGCAACTGAACAAAATCAAAATGTTTGTTTGTCCTCTAAGACCTTAATGAGACACCTACGACAAAGCTTTACTTGTTGGCTGGATACGCTGCTACTTGGCAGATGTTTTGTTATCAGAAAACCGTAGTGCGCTAGTAGTCCGTAGTTATGCTTGACATCTGTTTTTCATTGTTCTTTGCTGGTTTTAATCATCTCTCTCCGTTTCTCTCTGTATCCTCTGCCTGCTTCTCTTCTGCAACTACAGACCCAAAGCCTCCCATTGCACCTGTGAGTATGTCGCCCAGCAGTCTCCCATGGCCGGTGATTATCGGCGTCCCAGCCGGAGCCGTTTTCATCTTCGGGACGATTCTCCTGTGGCTTTGCCAGACCAAGAAGAAACCGTGCTCTCCTCCGGCGGCGGCGGCGGCTGTCCACAGACCGCAGCCGAGGGTTTGCATACCGCCAATGGTGGATAAAGACTGCATCTCCTCCATAAACTACGAGGAGTACGTTGCCCAACAGCAACATTTACTCCCCCAAGGACCTCTATTGGCCAACGGTGTGGTGTCAAAAATGTACCCAAAGATTTACACGGATATCCACACTCATACGCACTCTCACGTAGAAGGCAAAGTTCACCAGCATCAACACATTCACTACCAGTGTTAACAgccatatgtaaaaaaaacttgtttCCTCAGCGgtacctcaaaaaaaaaaaaaaaagactgcctGGATCAGCGCACACTGCCAGTAGACACGGATAATGGAATGTTGCAGTTGACACAATGCAATCTCTTCAACTCATGGAATCATGAAGGATAAAAGAGTCTCTGTTTAGTCGGGGACAATGTTAGGGGTtttgtgtttttacttttttgttgtttgtgtttgttttttttgggggggggggaatgaagcACTGTGTTCCTACGAATACGTGGGGCATCAATTGGCCATTGTTGTTCTACTCCAGGGTCACGCATGCTCGCTATCTCCTTTGTCACGCTGgtgccttcttttttttttttgtccaggtCGTAAGTTCTTGGTCAACGTTTGGGCTTTTCGAGAGGTCCAGCACAGTGAGAGGGAAAAACCGGTGGAAGGATTTTGCATGAAGACAGTCAACCACAGCATTAAATATAAGCTAGCGTGTTCAAACAATAGAAAATGTTTTCATCAATATCATTGTCTTAGTGGGTGGTTTTTTTCCGTCCCTTAAAGTGCCTGCTTCCCGTTACCTCCACATCGCAATCCCACCGACACTCTACGTATTTAAGTCTTGTGGTTTTTCAGCGAATATCATTTATTCTTTTAGAAGATGAGGAAAATCGGAAGCTGCAGAGACCTGTCTCACCTAGTCTAACTAATCCAAGCCGCTTATAAAAACAGATCTGGATAATGTCTACCTAAATAACATACTTTTGAAAAGCAATATTTTACAGTCGATTTAAAAGCAATAATATTTCAGTGGCTTTGAAAGATGCCTTATAATCATTACTATCATGATACAGACTTTTATAAAGCGATTTGTGACTATAGAAAACGTGTAATTCTATATAGATTTTAAACTAAAGCcatgtatatttaatttattttgttaaacagaaaaaaaaa
The Mixophyes fleayi isolate aMixFle1 chromosome 1, aMixFle1.hap1, whole genome shotgun sequence DNA segment above includes these coding regions:
- the FGFRL1 gene encoding fibroblast growth factor receptor-like 1 yields the protein MEFQFALLIIGIIAFSDSARGPPRISDKVIHRQTVRLGRTIKLLCPVEGNPPPLTMWMKDGRSIHGGWTRFRTYVQGLKIKDVESEDAGSYICKATNGFGSIDVNYTLIVIDDSSAGKPIQPSSGLNPDLEEFSNKQWARPRFTQPAKMRKRVIARPVGSSVRLKCIASGNPRPEITWLKDNKPLTTQEIGENKKKKWTLNLKNLKPEDSGKYTCQVSNRVGQINATYKVEVIQRTRSKPILTGNHPVNTTVDFGGTTSFQCKVRSDVKPVIQWLKRVEYGLENKYNSTIDVGGQKFIVLPTGDVWSRPDGSYLNKLIITRAKEEDAGMYICLGANTMGYSFKSAFLTVLPDPKPPIAPVSMSPSSLPWPVIIGVPAGAVFIFGTILLWLCQTKKKPCSPPAAAAAVHRPQPRVCIPPMVDKDCISSINYEEYVAQQQHLLPQGPLLANGVVSKMYPKIYTDIHTHTHSHVEGKVHQHQHIHYQC